TACAAGAGGTTGACCACGTCGGCGTAGATGTCGGGCAAGTGTTTGAGGGACATCAGCCTCCTGAGGCGGGAGGAGCAGGCCCGTTTGTGAAGCTGGATGAGGATCTTCTCTTCGGACAGCGTCGTGGGCCGAAGAGCCACTTTGTGCTCGTGCAGGACCTGGTCGATGAAGCTGACCTGGACCATCGGGAACAGCAGCTCCTTCATCACCAGCATGGGCAGGAACACCGCCCCCGTCCGCATGACGTGCGGAAAGGGACAGAGCTCCTGGGTGGTGTACTCCTTCAGCCTCTCCAGGACCTCGTGGAGGGCCGACTTCATCTCCTCATTGAGCCACACCTCTCGGGCTCTCGCACCCAACAGACACGACACTTTCTGGACTTTGGTAAAAGTGGCTGCAGGCTCCGTCAGTGGCAACTGGGTCAACCAGGTTCTGAGATCCTGTTCCGCAGAGGCGGACACCGATTTGGATATTAGCTTGCACAGGGAGTTGTGCAACTCAAAGAAACGCTTGCGGACTGGCACTTGTTTTGGAATCATTTCAGTTTCTGGTTTctcaggtggtggtggtggagcaggACTGGAATGTTTCATATCAGGGAGAATGATTCTGTAGCTGGAAAGTTTTAAACACTGGGGAGGAATGTTTTTGAAATTGAGCTTGCTCTCAGGTGGCTGAGGGGGAGGAGTGGATTTGGATTGAAGAGTGGacacctgctccttcagctcGCTTGCATCGCCATCAGAATACGAGCTCGTCGGTCGACTCAACTCAACGGTTTTCGACTCATCCGAAGTCTCGTCTTCATCTGCGACCGAGGCTTCCATTTTGGGTTCATCTGGTTCACATTTCTTTATCACCAACATGTGCCCACAGTCAGAAGAAGAACCAGCCTCTTCAGGCTCTTGTTTGATTGTGACTTTGAAGCAGTCCTTCTGACCAACAGGACACTCTTCTGTGTACGATGGATCGACCTGTTCCACTTTAATATCTTTCTGTTCAAAGGTTTCAACAACGGGCTTCCTTCTTTCAGGTGTATCTGGACAGATTTTTGGGGGAACGGGACAGACAACAGGCCGCTGTTCGTCTCTGTCAGACTTTTTTGCTTTGAAGTCTGGCTTGGGCTCGGAGGACTGGACGCTTCTCCCAGGAAATAGCACTTTAGAGACATGCAGGTACGCTTGGTACGGTGCCAGGCTGAAGACGGTGTCAATGACAGGCataggaggagagggagttttATTTCCTGCTTGTCCGTTCTCCATTTCCACCCTTTGACGTTTCTTCATGAGTCCCGCTTCACATAAATCCCTAGCCTCTTCTTTTATTCTGACAGGTGGCGATGGATGAGAAATGTGTCTCTTCAGGCAACCTTTAGGAACAGAGCTGCCTGAAGTAGACGTGGGGGCGTTGTCCTTACTTCCTGCTGCATTAGCAGGGGAATAAATAATTTGTCTGACATTGGCACTGTTGGTTACAGATGCTTGGATGCGATCAGCGCTGTGACTGGGAGACTGGGGCAGCCATGGCGGCGTGGAAACAGGATGCTGCGTCGCCTGGGCTTCGCAGGAGGAATAGTCCATGAGTCTTTTCAAGCCACCAGGTGAAAGGAGGTGTGGGTCCATGTGCCAGCTGGCGAGCGAGGGGAACGGTCTGTTCAAGTTTATCATGGGAAGTGAGAGGCCAAGCTGGCTCCGACATCTGGTGGGACTGGTCAGATCCACGCCACGGTACGGTGAGTGAATTTGTGACTGGGCACCATGCAGGCTGCTGTTGGGACTGTCCTTATGTGGATTGGCTGCAGAGGTTAAGGGGTGATTCATATGTTGTCTGGTTGGGGACAGATTGCTGTGAAAACTAGGCGATGCATGTGGCCTTTTTTGGGGCACTCTTATATGGCTTGTGTTTACATTAAATCTAGGGACTGCATAACACGGATAGTCGAAGCCCTGCATGAAGGAATGACTTGGTAATGTTTCAGTGCTGGGCAAAGGAATTTCACCATTAAGTGACTGAGGCACGATGTAATGCTCCCTGGGGATCGAGCTTGTGTGTTTAAGAATAACAGGGACATCTCTCTGCTTACTGCCCGCGTTTTTACACCGTGGACTGTTTTGTACCTCCTCATTTGCGTGGGGGTAGTAAAACACTGGGTGATGTGTTATCTGACCATATTTGGACATGGGAGAGCGTTCCTGATAAACCTCTGAGGTCATATGCTCATATGGAGGATGGGAGGGGTATTGGCTGGGATAGCCTCTAGGGGAAGACTGTAACCGCTGGCTCTGCTCGCTTAAAGAACCAAACAGAGTGCGAGTCGGGGTGCAGGGGTAACCGCTGTAGTTGGGGTCAATCCCAGCAGGCAATGTCCTCCCTGCACTTGGACTGTACGTCTCCACACTGATCCTCTTCAGTTGTTCAGCACTAGGATCAAACTGTAagcctctctgctgcagcagcacttCTTGTGTCTTTCTCTGGACAGCTGGTCTTTCGGCGTAGTGAGCATCACTTTGCATCCAGTCGTGCTTGTATACAGGGTTTGGTATCCTCGGAGAGCCATGCTCCACGCTGTACCGGTGCCCTATCACGCAGCCCAGCTCGTTACAGCAGGGCGTATGTCTGTAAACCGGCTTCGGGATTGCTAGGTAAACAGAGTTTTCGGATGGAGGAGATGAATTCTCCCCTCCGCTTCTCGGTTTCCTCACAGCAGCTGTGGGGCTGCCCATCTCCGGACTTTTAGTGTACAAGGTAAAGCCCTGTCTAACTGGGCTGTGGCACAGGGAGGAAGAATGAGAATGGCGTTCCTCTGGAGAACTGCTGTCTTGCCTGTAAAATATGTGGTTTTGTCCCTCCATGCCAGAGAGGTGACTCATAGGACTTCGGCCATCCAGCAGCGAGGTCTTTGAGCTGCTCCAAGGTGGAGGGAATCCGGCTCCGTCCTTCCCTCTGGGGTCGTAAGTTAAGTAAGCCCCGCTGTACTGCAGCGCCTGCTTATCCAGGAAGCCAGGCATATGTTGTGGCTTTGACAGAACTGTGGCTGCTGTAGTCCCGTCGAATAAAGGCATCTTGCTTTGAAACGCTGGACCCACGCGGGTATGTATGGCCTGGCTGTTCATCATCTGGTAACTTTGCTGTGATCGTTCAAGGAAGTGGCTCCAGatctaaaaacaggaaaaaaatctaaaattagTTCAAGAAATCAGTCTCTTGCATTAGCTGGGATAAAGCCACGTCAGTAAACATGAGGGCAGAATAcataacagaaaaataaacactcaTTGTTGAACTACTAGCTTGAGGCCTTTTCGCAACCTTGTGGCTTTGCATGTATCACACGAACGTCCTTATCAGTTCATACACAGTGGTGGGGAAATCCATCTATGTTCCCTTCACAGACACATCAGGTCAGTGATGGTTTAGGGCACAATTTTACCCAAAGAAAGGGACGACCTATTGTCCCTTGGAAGACATCGGTTGGATTCAAGAAATACGTGGGTTTTTCCTGGTTTCAATTTAAAATAGGTCATTAATGTAAGCTACATTCTTTACTATCAGCGCCATATAATAAATGTTCAATGCAttgtatatacattttatattccatattttttaagATATATTCAATTATGTTTCCAATGACTAATCATTAAATAACTAAGTGGAATTGCAACATAACGGAAAGATTCTTCCTATAGACTCAGCAAGTCAACAATGGATTGCTgaggattacaaaaaaatatgtaaccttgaaatgtatgtttgtctgtcttATGTACACAGAACTGTGTCTGTGTTATAAAGTCATCGTCGTATCTTTATGTTATAAAGATACGACGATGACACTTACTTCAAATAATTCTCATGTACACTTTTATGCTGCTACAATTTTGGTCCTATGAAAATGACTTGGAATTTGTTATGAAATTCTTTTGATCAAGGTTCAATTTCACTCTGATCGAAGCAGAACTTATCACCTGATCCTGTCCTGGTCCTGAGACTCAGCTGGACACTCTCTACTCTGCATTCCATTACCAAACAGTTCATTTGTATCGCACACCACTCCAAAGAAGTAACTTTTGTTATCTTTTTGAATAATTGTGCTGATTATTTTGTCGCTCATCATTTTCCATAACACACTGTGATGTCTTCTGATGTTGGTTTGTCTGACAAACAGTCTGAAGCCTTAAAGTGGCTTGAGCCAGTTAATAGTTTTGAAACGATGAATAACTGTGCCAAATAGCTGCTGATTAATTatctacagttttttttcttctccaatttattttctttggtaCTTTAAACAAATAGTTGCCGTATCATACAATACCCAATACATTTGCTATACGGTTATTTGCAATAtttagaaagtaaaataaaatcataaaaaagatAAGTAACTTTTCTAGCTAGGTTTTCTCTCTTGTTGTGCAGCTGAAGTTATTATTAAAATGACGCATGTGTTAAGTCCTTATGACAAATGATAAATAGATGTTTGTGCTTCTGCTGGTCTCATATTAGTCTATTAAAAAACTTATGGGAAATTAGTATGTGTCAGACAGTATTCATTCACAAAATACTGTTTGTTAAGGGCTGCATGGGGGCAGGAGTCCATCCAAGCTGACACATGTATATCCCTGACTGTGCCCCTTGCATCTATTGATTTCTGTGATGTTTTTCCGTTGTACAGCACATTGAATCTACCtctgtgtatgaaatgtgctttaaCAATTAAACCGACTTATCCATGCTTATCTCCCAATTCTGGCTTTTCCCACGGGCACTTGAAGGCAGCGCATGTTATCTGACAGTGTGTCAGCTTgtaggaggagaaagaaagatgacCTCATCACGTGATGAACTCATAACTCTGCCACACAAGAATCTGCAAGAACCGGCCGGGCAACCACCCTGTATAatgaattttgtatttttaatatattgGCTCCTCTCTGTGAAACTAAAGCGAGGGCCTGTGAGAGGCACATTCAAAAGGATGGCGTGTGCCAATTCCAAATTCAGATCTAATGAGCATGCGAGCCAAATATGTATGAACTGAAATAGCGATGATCTATGCGACACCTCTGGAGTTTGCTGCTCTGACAGAAACCCTCGTTAATTGTGAATCCAGTGTGATGGTGAGAACACATCAGTCCTGCCAGATGTTATCAGCTCATCCTGTTGACACCTTTCAGAAAAGAGAGATGGCTTATCTGCGCTCAGCGAAGACATCTGTGGCTTGTATGCGTGTGGAGGAAACTGCGCGCAAAGGTGTTTGCAAcagactatgtgtgtgtgcgtgtgtgcttgtgcgcgtgcatgcgtgcgtgggCGCTTGTGCTCCCAGTTCTGTGGGGGCACGCGGGTCTGATGGAGACTTCCGAGAGCAAACCGTCCAAACGCACAAACCAcgtggggggaggagagagtgggAACAACTTCATTTCCCTGCAGCCTGTCTTTTAAAAACGTGTAAAGCTTTAATCTGCTGACAAGCGAAGTGTTCCAGGTCCAAAGAGGATGTCAACAAGTTCTCATGAAATGGTGTCAAGATTGACTCAAAATAAAAAACGGAACTTCCAAAAAGTTTCTGGTCAGCTTGTTTTGACAGACAGACCGACAGGTTGTAGAAGACTGTGGCGCGAGTGTACGTGCTGAGCAGGAGTTAAAAACACATGACATGTACTTTCCTTAACAGTGTCAAAACAAAGAAAGGCAGACaaagatataaaatattaaaatca
Above is a genomic segment from Pleuronectes platessa chromosome 7, fPlePla1.1, whole genome shotgun sequence containing:
- the c7h15orf39 gene encoding uncharacterized protein C15orf39 homolog, giving the protein MMNSQAIHTRVGPAFQSKMPLFDGTTAATVLSKPQHMPGFLDKQALQYSGAYLTYDPRGKDGAGFPPPWSSSKTSLLDGRSPMSHLSGMEGQNHIFYRQDSSSPEERHSHSSSLCHSPVRQGFTLYTKSPEMGSPTAAVRKPRSGGENSSPPSENSVYLAIPKPVYRHTPCCNELGCVIGHRYSVEHGSPRIPNPVYKHDWMQSDAHYAERPAVQRKTQEVLLQQRGLQFDPSAEQLKRISVETYSPSAGRTLPAGIDPNYSGYPCTPTRTLFGSLSEQSQRLQSSPRGYPSQYPSHPPYEHMTSEVYQERSPMSKYGQITHHPVFYYPHANEEVQNSPRCKNAGSKQRDVPVILKHTSSIPREHYIVPQSLNGEIPLPSTETLPSHSFMQGFDYPCYAVPRFNVNTSHIRVPQKRPHASPSFHSNLSPTRQHMNHPLTSAANPHKDSPNSSLHGAQSQIHSPYRGVDLTSPTRCRSQLGLSLPMINLNRPFPSLASWHMDPHLLSPGGLKRLMDYSSCEAQATQHPVSTPPWLPQSPSHSADRIQASVTNSANVRQIIYSPANAAGSKDNAPTSTSGSSVPKGCLKRHISHPSPPVRIKEEARDLCEAGLMKKRQRVEMENGQAGNKTPSPPMPVIDTVFSLAPYQAYLHVSKVLFPGRSVQSSEPKPDFKAKKSDRDEQRPVVCPVPPKICPDTPERRKPVVETFEQKDIKVEQVDPSYTEECPVGQKDCFKVTIKQEPEEAGSSSDCGHMLVIKKCEPDEPKMEASVADEDETSDESKTVELSRPTSSYSDGDASELKEQVSTLQSKSTPPPQPPESKLNFKNIPPQCLKLSSYRIILPDMKHSSPAPPPPPEKPETEMIPKQVPVRKRFFELHNSLCKLISKSVSASAEQDLRTWLTQLPLTEPAATFTKVQKVSCLLGARAREVWLNEEMKSALHEVLERLKEYTTQELCPFPHVMRTGAVFLPMLVMKELLFPMVQVSFIDQVLHEHKVALRPTTLSEEKILIQLHKRACSSRLRRLMSLKHLPDIYADVVNLLYYACVCKHLESTSPDVQKRVQD